Part of the Caballeronia sp. SL2Y3 genome is shown below.
GGCGAGGTCCACGATCACCGAGCCCGGTTTCATGTGCTTCACCGTTTCGACCGAGATGAGCGTCGGCGCGGGACGGCCGGGAATCAGCGCGGTGGAAATCACGATGTCGGCCGCCTTCGCGCGTTCGTGCACGAGCGCCGACTGTCGCGCGAGCCAGCTCGGCGGCATGGGCCGCGCGTAGCCGCCGACGCCTTGCGCCGCCTCGCGTTCCTCGTCGGTTTCGAAGGGCACGTCGACGAACTTCGCGCCGAGCGATTCGATCTGCTCCTTCACGGCCGGCCGCACGTCCGACGCTTCGACCACGGCGCCGAGGCGCTTCGCCGTCGCGATTGCCTGGAGGCCCGCGACGCCCGCGCCCAGCACGAGCACGCGCGCCGCCTTCACCGTGCCGGCGGCGGTCATGAGCATCGGCATGAATCGCTGGTAGTACTGACAGGCCATCAGCACGGCCTTGTACCCGGCGATGTTCGCCTGCGACGACAGCACGTCGAGGCTCTGCGCGCGCGTCGTGCGCGGCGCGGCTTCGAGCGCGAACGCGGTGATGTTCGCTGCTGCGAGCCGCGCGGTGTTCTCGGTGTTGAACGGATCGAGCATGCCGATGAGCACGGCGCCCGGCTTGATCGTCGCGAGTTCTTCGGCGGACGGCGACTGAACCTTGAGCACGATGTCGGCTGAGAGCGCGGTGGCGGCATCGACGATATCCGCGCCCGCTTGCGCGAACGCGTCGTCGATATAGCTTGCCCGCTCGCCCGCGCCGCTCTGCACCGAAAGGCGGTGTCCTTGCGCAACGAGCTTTTTGACCGTCTCCGGCGTGGCGGCGACGCGCGCCTCGTTCGCCCGCGTCTCGGCAGGCACTCCGATATGCATGTTGAATCCTCCTGTCTTTTCTTTTCTTGCCCTTCGCGCGCGGCCACGCACGAGGGAGAGACCAAGGCTGTTTTCGAGTTTCAGATGCTGACGGACGACTTCTCAACTCTAACTGAAGAATATGCGCCCAACATGCAATCCGGGGCGCGATCGCACCCCGCGCTAACCCTTAGGCCGCGCGCACGTGATCGGACGGGTGACGGTAAAATGTCGGCCATGAAATCAGATACTTGGGCTCCTCACGTTACGGTCGCGGCGGTCGTCGAGCAGGACGGGCGCTTCCTCGTCATCGAGGAACACACGTCCGCAGGGCTGCGAATCAACCAACCGGCCGGTCATCTCGAAGCGGGCGAAACGCTCGTCGAGGCGGTCGTTCGCGAGACGCTGGAAGAAACGGCGCATCGCTTCGAGCCCGAGGCGCTCGTCGGCGCGTACATGACGCACTTTCAGCGTCCGGGGCGCGACGTGACGTATCTGCGCTTCACGTTCTGCGGCAAGTCTGCGGGCGAAGTGGCGGGGCGCGCGCTGGACAAAGGCATCGTTCGCACGATGTGGCTCACGCCCGACGAACTGCGCGCGACGGCCGCGCAGCATCGCACGCCGCTCGTCATGCAGTGCGTGGACGACTATCTGGCCGGGCGGCGCGTGCCACTCGATTTCATCCATACGCATTCGGTCGCGCCGGTGGTGCGCTCCTGACGCGCTCGCGCGCCAACAACGCGGTAATCCTATGAGCAAGCGAAGAGTAGTGGTGGGCATGTCGGGCGGCGTGGATTCGTCGGTGACGGCGTGGCTGCTGAAAGAGCAGGGCTACGACGTGGTCGGCCTGTTCATGAAGAACTGGGAAGACGACGACGACGGCGAATACTGCTCGACGCGGCAGGACTGGATCGACGTGGTGTCGGTGGCGGACCTGATCGGCATCGACGTCGAAGCGGTCAACTTCGCCGCCGAATACAAGGACCGCGTGTTCGCCGAATTCCTGCGTGAGTACTCGGCCGGCCGCACGCCAAATCCGGACGTGCTGTGCAACGCCGAGATCAAGTTCAAGGCGTTCCTCGATCACGCGATGTCGCTCGGCGCGGAAACCATCGCGACCGGCCACTACGCCCGCGTGCGCGAGCACGATGGCCTCTTCCAGTTGCTGAAGGCCACGGATTCGACGAAGGACCAGTCGTACTTCCTGCATCGGCTGAATCAGCAGCAGCTTTCGAAGACGCTCTTCCCGCTCGGCGAAATTCCGAAGACGAAGGTGCGGGAGATCGCCGCGCAGATCGGCCTGCCGAACGCGAAGAAGAAGGATTCGACCGGCATCTGCTTTATCGGCGAACGGCCGTTTCGCGATTTCCTGAACCGCTATCTGCCGACGCAACCCGGCCCGATGAAGACGGCCGAAGGGAAAGTCGTCGGCGAGCACATCGGACTCGCGTTCTACACGTTCGGACAGCGCAAGGGCATCGGCATCGGCGGCGCGAAGGACGGCAGCGGCGAGCCGTGGTTCGTCGCGGGCAAGGACATGGCGAGCAACACGCTCTATGTCGTGCAGGGCCACGACCATCCGTGGCTTCTGTCGCAGACGCTCGTCGCGGGGAACAAGAGCTGGGTCGCGGGTTTCGCGCCCGAGAACGGCACGGCGTGCGCGGCGAAGACGCGCTATCGGCAGCAGGACGCCGCGTGCCGCTTCGCCGCTGCGGACGACGGTCATTTCCAGTTGAACTTCGACGACGCGCAGTGGGCGGTGACGCCGGGACAGTCGGCGGTGCTGTATCAGGGCGACGTGTGTCTCGGCGGCGGGATCATCGAGAGCGCGGCGGCGGACGTGGCATCGCCCGCGCCGCGCGCGGTGGCGGCTGCCGCAAGCTGACGTCGCGTGCCCCGGACGCGCGTGTTCCGGGGCGCGCATCGGAAGCCATCGGCTATCGTCTCGATAAAAAGTCATTTGATACAATCGCTTGACTATCTACCTATTGGTAGATAAAGTACGCCCATCGACATCGGATGAACGGTGAATCACGCGATGGACAAGTACACGGTACGCGAGGCGCTGCTGGATCACGCGCAGACGGTCATGATGAAGCGCGGCTACAACGGCTTCAGTTATCGCGACTTGTCGGACCTCGTCGGCGTGAAGACGTCGAGCATCCACTACTACTTCCCGACGAAGGAAGACCTCGCGCTCGAAGCGGTGAACGCCTATAGCGCGGACGTCATGTCCTCGGTCTATGCCATCGACAGTTCGGCCTCCGCCGACAAGAAGCTCGACCGCTACACGAAGCTCTTTGGACGCATCATCGGCGACGGAACGCAAGTCTGCCTCTGCGGCATGCTGGCGGCGGACATTGAGTCGCTGCCGGAGAAAGTGCGGCATGCCATTCAGGCGTTCTTTCGCGCCAACGAAAACTGGCTGGCAAAGGTCCTCGCGGAAGGCGAGGCGCAGGACACGCTCGATGCCGGAGGCAAGCCCGAGGCGGCGGCGCGCGCCCTCTATGCCGCATTTCAAGGCAGTCTGCTCGCGTGCCGATTGTTTCAGACGCGGGCGCGTCTGGACGAAGTCGCCGCAACCGTGCGGCGGTAGATAACCCTGTGGATAAGTCTGTGAAAAACCCGTTTTCCCTCGTGCCTTTGTCTATCGTTTGATAGGTAGATTTTGGCGTAACTGAAGCCGTCTGGGCGCAGTGCAGCGTCGTTCGCCTTTGAATGGCGCGCCCGGCTGCGGGTTGGCGTCAGCCGCGCTCTTGCCGCGCAGTGCATAAAGCTGGCGAATCCGCCGATGTGTCTATCTAGTAGTAGATTTACGTAAAACGTTCGTTTCCTTTTTACCGACCGGAGAACACCATGAAAAAGCTGAAAGCCACGTTGCTCGCCACCGCCGTTGCCACCGCCGTCCTGTCGCATACCGCAGCCGACGCCGCGCCGGTGCTCGAACCGACGACGCAGCAATTTATCGACACGCTCGCCGCGAAGAACGGCCCGCCGATCTACACGCTTTCTCCGGCGGACGCGCGCAACGTGCTCGCAGGCGCGCAAGCACAGCCGGTGAAGAAGGAAGCCGCGAAAATCGAAGACCGCGTGATAGAAGCCGGTCCGACAGGCAAGATCGCGCTGCGCATCGTCCGGCCGGCGCATGCGAAGGGCACGCTGCCGGTCATCATGTATTTCCACGGCGGCGGCTGGGTGCTCGGCGACAAGAACACGCACGACCGGCTGGTGCGCGAGATTGCCAACGGCGCCGAGGCCGAAGTCGTGTTCGTCGACTACGACCGGTCGCCGGAGACGAAGTATCCGGTGCCGATCGAAGAAGCGTACGCGGCGACGCGCTATGTGGCGGACCACGCCCGCGAGTTCAACGTCGATGCGTCGCGCATCGCGGTGGCCGGCGATAGCGTCGGCGGCAACATGGCCGCGGCCGTGACGCTGCTCGCGAAGGAGCGGGGCGGCCCGGCGCTGCGCGCGCAAGTCCTGTTCTATCCGGTGACGGACGCGAACTTCGACGACGGCTCGTACAACGAGTTCGCCAACGGCCCATGGCTCACGCGCGACGCGATGAAGTGGTTCTGGGACGCCTACGCGCCGAACGCGGCGGATCGCGCGAAGGTCACGGCGTCGCCGCTGCGCGCAAGCATCGATGAATTGAAGGGATTGCCGCCGGCGCTCGTCATCACCGACGAAAACGACGTGCTGCGCGACGAAGGCGAAGCCTACGCCCGCAAGCTGACCGAAGCCGGTGTACCGGTGACGTCCGTCCGCTACAACGGCACGATCCACGATTTCGTGATGCTGAACGCGCTGGCCGAGACGCCCGCCACGCGCGCCGCGATCGCGCAGGCCAACGCGACGCTCAAGGCCGCGCTGAAGAAGTGATGCGCCAATGCCGGGCCGCTCCCGCCTTGCGCGGGAGCGCGGCGCTCAGCGCGGCTCGGTATCGATGAACGATTGCCGTTGCGCGAGCCGCGCGTAGAACTTGTCGAGCGCCGGGTGCGCCTCGCGCCAGTCGAGGTCCGGCATGCGGAAGTCGAGATAGCCGAGCGCGCAGCCGCACGCGATGTCGGCGAGCGTGAAGCGGTTCGCGGAGCACCACTGTTTCGCGTCGAGACCACGCGCCATCGCGCGCAGAGCATCCTCGATCTTGTGCCGCTGCCGCGCAATCCACTTCTCGCTGCGCTGTGCTTCGTCGCGCAGCACGCCTTCCAGGCGAATCAGAACGGCGGCGTCGAGCATGCCGTCCGCGAGCGCTTCCCAGCAGCGCACTTCGGTGCGCTCGCGCCGTTCCTGCGGCAACAGCTTGCCCACGGGCGTCAGCGTGTCCACGTATTCGCAGATCACGCGCGAATCGAACACCGCCTCGCCGCCGTCCAGAATCAGACACGGCACTTTGCCGAGCGGGTTGAAGTCGTGGATCTTGGAATCGGATGCCCAGACGTCTTCGAGCACCAGTTCGCAGTCGATCTTCTTTTCCGCCATCACGATCCGCACCTTGCGGACGAATGGACTCGTGTGCGAACCGATCAGTTTCATCATCTATTCTTCGCGTTCGTTTCGGATAAAGCGGAGGTCGATCTTAACCGGGCGCGCCTGCGCCAACCGCATTTTCGAGATGCGGCGCAGGCCGGTGTCGTCTGGCGACAACATGCCGTTGCGACAAGACGCTCAGTGCTGCTCATCAGCAGACGAAACACGGTGCGAAGCAGACGGAAATATCGGGTTCCTATGCGTTCGGCGCATGCAACGCGCCGAACTTACTGCGCGCTGGCCGTCGTCGCGCCATCCGACGCCGGGCACGGCAAAACCGGCGCGGGGCGCGCGCTGGCCGCCGCCGCCTTGCCCTTGGCGGACGATGGCGCCGCCACAGCGGGCGGCAGCGCAGCGAGACTTCGCACGCCTGCCGAAATCGCCGTGGCGAGCGCATTCACCGCTTTGCGATGCCCGTCGACCAGCGCGCCGTAGCCTTCGCCGACAGGCTCGGCCTCGACCGTTCGACAGGTCATGACCGTCTGCGAACCGGCGGCGCGCACGCTCCAGACCGCATCGAGCACGGCCCGCGAGCCCGGCCACGACTCGAACCGCTGCACCTTCACCGTCACGCGATACACCGGCGCGGACTCCGGATACGGCGTGCCGTAGACATCGATCGCATTCAACTGCTGCGACAGATCGCTCGACAGCGCGCGCCGCACTTCGTCGCCGGGCAGCGAGGCCCAGCGTTCCTGTTCCAGCACGCTCACCTGCGCGGGACTCGTCTGCACGACCAGCTGATTGCGCGAAACCTGCTCCGGCATGTCCACCGGCGCGAGCTGGAAATAGAACGCCGCCGCAGAGGACGACACCGCAGCCGGCGTCTGCGCCGCGCCGCCCAGGGTATAGAACCGGCTCGACGGCGAGGACGCGCACGCGCACAGCGCGCCCGCCGCGCCCACGGTCAACAACAACGCGCCGAACCTCATGGTTTGTCCTCCGGTTTCCCGCGCAAGAGCGATTCCGGATGACGTTCCAGATAATCCGCCAGCGCATTGAGCGATTGAAGCGTCCGCGTCAGTTCCTGCATCGCCTGATGCACGTCGGACTGAAGCGGCGAGTCCTGCTGCAGCGTCGATTGCGCCGCGCCGAAGGTTTTCTTCGCCTGCGTGAGCGTGTCGCGCATTTCCGGCATGACTTCCTTGTTGAGCTGGTCGAAGAGTGTATTGGCGTTCTTCAGCGACCCGTTGAGATTCGTGCCGATCTGGTCGAACGGAATCTTGTCCAGCTTGCGCGCGATGTCGGCAATCTGCAGTTGCAGTTCGTCGAGCGTGTTCGGCACTGTCGGCAGTTCGATCGGATCGCTCGCGACGTTCACCTTCGCGGGCGCGGCTTTCGGGAAGAAGTCGAGCGCGACGTAAAGCTGGCTCGTCAGCAGATTGCCGGTGCGCAACTGTCCGCGCAGGCCACGCTTGACGAGCAACTCGAGCATGTCGTGGCTCTGCTCCGTTCCCTGTTCGGGCAGCGCGGCTTTCGCGCGGCGGCCGAGCCGGTCCGGATAAAGATCGATGGTCACGGGCATCATGAACGAATGCGTCTGCTGGTCGTATCGCACGCCGATGCCCGTCACCTGCCCGAGCACGATGCCGCGGAAATCGACCGGCGCGCCGACCGACAAGCCGCGCAACGACTGATTGAAGTTCATCACCACATGCACGGGATCGCCATCGGGGTCGCGCATCGCGTCGGCCTGATCCGAGGCGAGGCGGAAGGTTGCGTTCTCCTTCGCTTGCGCGCCGGCCTGCTGATTCGGCGGCGTCTGAAACGCGATGCCGCCGAGCACGACGGTGGCGAGCGACTGCGTGTTGAGCGTGAAGCCGCTCGAATCCAGCCGCAGATCGACGCCGCTCGCGTGCCACCAGCGCGAGTTCGTGCCGACGTACTGGTCGTACGGCGCGTTCACGAAGACCTGCATGGTGACGCCGGTGCCGTCTTTATCGAGCGAAAACGCCGTCACCTGCCCGACCTGCACGCGCCGGTAGTACACCGGCGAGCCGATGTCCAGCGAGCCGAGCGATTCGCCGTGCAGCGTGAACGTGTGTCCTTTCTGGTCGCCGGTGACGGCAGGCGGCGTCTCCAGACCGACGAAGTAGGTCTGGTCCTCGGTCGATTTCCCCGCGTCCGCGCCGATGTACGCGCCGGAAAGCAGCGTGGAAAGGCCGGTGACGCCGCTTGCCGCCACGCGCGGGCGCACGACCCAGAAGCGCGTGTCCTTCACGGCGAAATCGGTGGCTTCCTTCGTGAGCTGCACATCGACGAGCACGCGCGAATGATCCTTCGACAGCGTGATGGTCTTGACCGTGCCGATGTCCACGTCCTTGAACTTGACCTTGGTCTTGCCGGGCTCCAGGCCCTCGGCGCTTACGAAACTGATGGTCACGGTCGGGCCGCGGCTCGACACCGTCTTCACGACCAGAAACACGCCGATCAGCGCCGCGACGATCGGAATGACCCACACGAGCGACGGCAGCCAGCGGCTGCGCGGCTCGATCACCGGCTCGGGCAGTCTCGGCGGCAGGCCGTCGCCGCTCGTTTCCTCGGGAGGCTTAGGCGTATCCGGCCCATTCGGACCTTGGGCACTAGTCATATTTCTTTCCTGACGGTTCTATGTTGTCCCATATCAGACGCGGGTCGAACTGCATGGACGCGATCATCGTCAGGACGACGACGGACGCGAACGCGAGCGCGGCCGGCCCCGCCGTAATGACCGCGACCGACTTGAAGCGCACCAGCGCGACGGTGAGCGTGACGACGAAGATATCGAGCATCGACCATCGGCCGATGCCTTCGACGATGCGATAGAGCGTCGTGCGCTGACGCGGACGCCACGTCGAGCGCCGCTGCACGCTCACGAGCAGAAACGCGAGCGACAGCAGCTTCAGCATCGGCACGAGAATGCTCGCCACGAAAATGACCACGGCGAGCGGATAGTCGCCATCGTTCCAGAACAACGCGACGCCGCTCATGATGGTGTCGTCTTCCGCGCCGAGAATCGACGACGTGTGCAGCATCGGATAGACGTTCGCGGGAATGTAGAGGATCGCCGCGCTGATGAGCAGCGCCCACGTGCGCGCAATGCTGTCCGGATTGCGCCGGTGCACGGCCGCGCCGCAGCGCGTGCAGCGCTGCTTTTCGACTGTGCGCGCGAGCGGCTGCACGAGGCCGCAGGCGTGGCAGCCGACTACGCGCTCGCGCGAGGCCGTCGTGAAAAGCGTGGGCGGTTCGGCGCCGGGCGCGGGCGAGTCGGTGTTGCGCGGCGCGTCGGTCACGATTTCTGCCTCGCGGGCGGCGCGACGGCTGCACGCTCGCGCAGGGGAAGCTGACCCGCGAGATCCCAGAGCGAGCGCGGATCGAAACTGACGACGACCGCCACCATCAGCGTGAGCGCGCCGAACGCGAAAAGCGCGGCCTCCGGAATCACGCGCGCGACGCTCAGCATCTTCACGAGCGTGACGAGCACGCCGAGCATGAACACTTCGATCATGCCCCACGGCCGCACGAACTGAATCGCGCGCAAGGTGAGGTGAAAGCCCGGCGGCACGTAACCAGCGCGCACGGGCATCAGCACGTAGAGCAGCGCGGTCAGTTCGCAAAGCGGAAACAGGATGGTCGCGCAAAACACGAGCACCGCGACAAATTCCATATGCTCGCCCCACAGCGCGATGATCGCGCCGATGAGCGTCGTCTGCGAGGTAATGCCGTTCGCGTCGAGCTCGACGATGGGAAACGCCTGCGCGATGACGAAGGTGATGAGCGCGGCGAGCGTCGTCGCGCAGATGCGGTCGAGGTTGGATGTCATGCCGCGGTAGAGTCGCGCGCCGCAGCGCGGACAGTTCGCGGTGCTATGTTCGGGCAGCGCGCGCTTTCTGGAGAGCGCGTCGCATTCATGACATGCGATCAGTTCTTCTGAATCGTTCACATTCATAGTCGATGCCGGGCCTTCTCATGCGTGTTCGTGGGGCGCCGCAAGATCGGCCCGGGGCAGTAAGAGCAAGTCCCGGGCCAGCGCGCACGGTAGCAGCATGGTATCAAAGACCGATGACGCGCGACGATACGGCACGCTGGAAGCGCAAGTGGGACCGGCGCGGAATAAACCGGCCGACGGTTCCGTTCACTTCTGGCCGCGCCCGCAGGCGTCGACCGTTGCATGCGCGGAATAGTTCGTTGCATGGATGCAGTACATCGCTGCAAAACGGCCGCAAAGCCGCGCCAGTGCTGGCCCGGAGCCTGGGCGGCATGTTCCGGCGCGTGTGATGGCATTTCGCCGCTGTTCGGGTAGCATGGCGGCGCATGCATCGGCCAGACGCATATTACGCACATTCAGGACATCAGCATCATGGAAAGCAGTGTCGGCATCTCACAAGCCACTACGACCGAGCGATACGGCGCGACGGCAATCGCGTTTCATTGGCTCATCGCGCTCTTGATCGTCGGCGGGTTCTATCTCGGTTGGATCATGACCGATATTCCCGGCTTCACCCCGACCAAGCTCAAGTACTTTTCGTGGCACAAGTGGATTGGCGTGACCGTGTTCGTGCTCGCGGCGCTGCGGCTCGTGTGGCGCATGACGCATCGCGCGCCGGCCATGCCGGCCGGCATGCCGCGCTGGCAGCAGGGCGCGGCGCACGTCACGCATATCTTGCTTTACGTGCTGATGATCGTGATTCCCGCATCCGGTTATCTGTACAGCTCGGCGGCGGGCTTGCAGGTCGTCTATCTCGGCGTGCTGCCGCTGCCGACGATCATTGGCCCCGACAAGGCACTCAAGGCCACGCTGCGCATCGTCCATGTGGCGCTGAACTACGGCCTGCTCGTGCTGGTCGCGATGCATGTGCTCGCGGCGCTCAAGCATCATTTCGTCGATCGCGACGGCTTGCTCGGCCGCATGCTGCCCTTCATCAAGTGATCGAGGCGCAACGTTCGATTGTTTCCTCGCCGTTGGCAAGGCATGTCCGGCTCATTGTTGGTTCCCGCATGCTTTTGATTTCCAATACCGGTTGCTCGTCGATACGTCTAAAAAGGCACAAAAGGCACACATGAAAATGAAACTCAATGGTTGGATGCTGGCGGCGGTGGCCGCGGCATCGCTCGCCACGGCGGCGGGCGCACAGGCGCAAGTGGATATGGCGAAGAGCTCGGTCATCGCCACGTCCAAGCAAATGAACGTGCCCACCGACGGCAAGTTCAACAAGTTCAACGCGCAGATTTCGTTCGATCCGGCCAAGCCTGCGGCGGGCAGCGCGAACATCACCATCGACACCGGCAGCTACGACCTCGGCGACGACGACTACAACAAGCAGGTGCGCGGCAAGGAATGGTTCGACAGCGCGACGTATCCGACCGCCACGTTCGTTTCGAGCGCCATTGCGCCGGCGGGCGGCAATCAGTACAAGGTCACGGGCAAGATCACGATCAAGGGCAAATCGCAGACGGTCACGGTGCCTGTCACCGTCACGCAGCAGGGCGCGACCGAAACCTTCGACGGCTCCTTGCCGATCAAGCGCTCGCAGTTCGATGTGGGCACGGGCGAGTGGAAGGACACGTCGGTGGTCGCGGACGATGTCGTCATCAAGTTTCATATCGTCGCCGCGAAGAAGTAAGCGGCGGCCGTTTCGTTCAACAACGTAAATTCAACGTTCATTCAGTCAGGAGAAGCACTTGAACAAGCTTTCGATGATCGCCGCCGGCATGCTCGCAGCCGGCCTGTCCTTCAGCGCGATGGCCGCTGACACGTATCAGCTCGACCCGAACCACACGTATCCGAGCTTCGAGGCAGACCACTTCGGCGGCGTGTCGACGTGGCGCGGCAAGTTCAACAAGAGCAGCGGCACTGTCGTGCTCGACCGCGCCGCGAAGACCGGCACGGTGGACGTCACGATCGACATGTCGTCGGTCAACACGGGCAACGCCAAGCTCGACGAGCATCTGCAGAAGCCGGAATTCTTCGACGCCGCCAAGTACCCGACGGCCGTGTACAAGGGCACGTCGATCAAGTTCGACGGCGACAAGCCGTCCGAAGTCGTCGGCACGCTTACGATGCACGGCGTGACGAAGCCGCTGAACCTGAAGATCGAAAGCTTCAAGTGCTTCGTGAACCCGATGATGAAGAAGGAAGTCTGCGGCACGGAAGCGACGGGGACGTTCGATCGCGGCGACTTCGGCGTGGACTACGGCAAGTCGTACGGCTTCAGCCTGAAGACGGTGCTGCATATCCAGGCTGAAGGCGTGAAGCAGTAAGTCTCGGCGCATCGCGCGAGAGAAACGAAAAGGGCCGGTCATCGAGACCGGCCCTTTTGCTTTTGCGCTGGAAAGAAGCGTTAAACCTGAGCGCCCGCGTTCGGGTCGTTCGGATCGTACTTGTCCTTCTTTTCCTTGATCAGATCTTCACGCTTGACGCCGAACCACATGGCGAGCGCGGCGGCAACGAACACCGACGAATAGATACCGAACAGAATACCCACGGTCAGCGCGAGCGCGAAGTAGTGCAGCGTCGGACCGCCGAAGAAGAACATCGAGAGCACCATCATTTCGGTACAGCCGTGCGTGATGATGGTCCGCGACATCGTGCTGGTAATGGCATGGTTGATGACTTCGATCACCGTCATCTTGCGCTGCTTGCGGAAGGTCTCGCGAATCCGGTCGAAGATAACGACCGACTCGTTCACCGAATAGCCGAGCACCGCGAGAATCGCCGCGAGCACCGAGAGCGAGAACTCCCACTGGAAGTAGGCGAAGAAGCCGAGAATGATCACCACGTCGTGCAGGTTAG
Proteins encoded:
- a CDS encoding Re/Si-specific NAD(P)(+) transhydrogenase subunit alpha translates to MHIGVPAETRANEARVAATPETVKKLVAQGHRLSVQSGAGERASYIDDAFAQAGADIVDAATALSADIVLKVQSPSAEELATIKPGAVLIGMLDPFNTENTARLAAANITAFALEAAPRTTRAQSLDVLSSQANIAGYKAVLMACQYYQRFMPMLMTAAGTVKAARVLVLGAGVAGLQAIATAKRLGAVVEASDVRPAVKEQIESLGAKFVDVPFETDEEREAAQGVGGYARPMPPSWLARQSALVHERAKAADIVISTALIPGRPAPTLISVETVKHMKPGSVIVDLAAGRGPEFEGRKGGNCPLTEVDQVVTKHGVHIVGHTNLASMVAADASALYARNLLDFLKLILTKEGTLNIDLADDIVAATLQCRDGQLARATA
- a CDS encoding NUDIX hydrolase; translated protein: MKSDTWAPHVTVAAVVEQDGRFLVIEEHTSAGLRINQPAGHLEAGETLVEAVVRETLEETAHRFEPEALVGAYMTHFQRPGRDVTYLRFTFCGKSAGEVAGRALDKGIVRTMWLTPDELRATAAQHRTPLVMQCVDDYLAGRRVPLDFIHTHSVAPVVRS
- the mnmA gene encoding tRNA 2-thiouridine(34) synthase MnmA translates to MSKRRVVVGMSGGVDSSVTAWLLKEQGYDVVGLFMKNWEDDDDGEYCSTRQDWIDVVSVADLIGIDVEAVNFAAEYKDRVFAEFLREYSAGRTPNPDVLCNAEIKFKAFLDHAMSLGAETIATGHYARVREHDGLFQLLKATDSTKDQSYFLHRLNQQQLSKTLFPLGEIPKTKVREIAAQIGLPNAKKKDSTGICFIGERPFRDFLNRYLPTQPGPMKTAEGKVVGEHIGLAFYTFGQRKGIGIGGAKDGSGEPWFVAGKDMASNTLYVVQGHDHPWLLSQTLVAGNKSWVAGFAPENGTACAAKTRYRQQDAACRFAAADDGHFQLNFDDAQWAVTPGQSAVLYQGDVCLGGGIIESAAADVASPAPRAVAAAAS
- a CDS encoding TetR/AcrR family transcriptional regulator, translating into MDKYTVREALLDHAQTVMMKRGYNGFSYRDLSDLVGVKTSSIHYYFPTKEDLALEAVNAYSADVMSSVYAIDSSASADKKLDRYTKLFGRIIGDGTQVCLCGMLAADIESLPEKVRHAIQAFFRANENWLAKVLAEGEAQDTLDAGGKPEAAARALYAAFQGSLLACRLFQTRARLDEVAATVRR
- a CDS encoding alpha/beta hydrolase; this encodes MKKLKATLLATAVATAVLSHTAADAAPVLEPTTQQFIDTLAAKNGPPIYTLSPADARNVLAGAQAQPVKKEAAKIEDRVIEAGPTGKIALRIVRPAHAKGTLPVIMYFHGGGWVLGDKNTHDRLVREIANGAEAEVVFVDYDRSPETKYPVPIEEAYAATRYVADHAREFNVDASRIAVAGDSVGGNMAAAVTLLAKERGGPALRAQVLFYPVTDANFDDGSYNEFANGPWLTRDAMKWFWDAYAPNAADRAKVTASPLRASIDELKGLPPALVITDENDVLRDEGEAYARKLTEAGVPVTSVRYNGTIHDFVMLNALAETPATRAAIAQANATLKAALKK
- a CDS encoding glutathione S-transferase — translated: MMKLIGSHTSPFVRKVRIVMAEKKIDCELVLEDVWASDSKIHDFNPLGKVPCLILDGGEAVFDSRVICEYVDTLTPVGKLLPQERRERTEVRCWEALADGMLDAAVLIRLEGVLRDEAQRSEKWIARQRHKIEDALRAMARGLDAKQWCSANRFTLADIACGCALGYLDFRMPDLDWREAHPALDKFYARLAQRQSFIDTEPR
- a CDS encoding membrane integrity-associated transporter subunit PqiC, producing the protein MRFGALLLTVGAAGALCACASSPSSRFYTLGGAAQTPAAVSSSAAAFYFQLAPVDMPEQVSRNQLVVQTSPAQVSVLEQERWASLPGDEVRRALSSDLSQQLNAIDVYGTPYPESAPVYRVTVKVQRFESWPGSRAVLDAVWSVRAAGSQTVMTCRTVEAEPVGEGYGALVDGHRKAVNALATAISAGVRSLAALPPAVAAPSSAKGKAAAASARPAPVLPCPASDGATTASAQ
- a CDS encoding intermembrane transport protein PqiB, encoding MTSAQGPNGPDTPKPPEETSGDGLPPRLPEPVIEPRSRWLPSLVWVIPIVAALIGVFLVVKTVSSRGPTVTISFVSAEGLEPGKTKVKFKDVDIGTVKTITLSKDHSRVLVDVQLTKEATDFAVKDTRFWVVRPRVAASGVTGLSTLLSGAYIGADAGKSTEDQTYFVGLETPPAVTGDQKGHTFTLHGESLGSLDIGSPVYYRRVQVGQVTAFSLDKDGTGVTMQVFVNAPYDQYVGTNSRWWHASGVDLRLDSSGFTLNTQSLATVVLGGIAFQTPPNQQAGAQAKENATFRLASDQADAMRDPDGDPVHVVMNFNQSLRGLSVGAPVDFRGIVLGQVTGIGVRYDQQTHSFMMPVTIDLYPDRLGRRAKAALPEQGTEQSHDMLELLVKRGLRGQLRTGNLLTSQLYVALDFFPKAAPAKVNVASDPIELPTVPNTLDELQLQIADIARKLDKIPFDQIGTNLNGSLKNANTLFDQLNKEVMPEMRDTLTQAKKTFGAAQSTLQQDSPLQSDVHQAMQELTRTLQSLNALADYLERHPESLLRGKPEDKP
- a CDS encoding paraquat-inducible protein A, which codes for MTDAPRNTDSPAPGAEPPTLFTTASRERVVGCHACGLVQPLARTVEKQRCTRCGAAVHRRNPDSIARTWALLISAAILYIPANVYPMLHTSSILGAEDDTIMSGVALFWNDGDYPLAVVIFVASILVPMLKLLSLAFLLVSVQRRSTWRPRQRTTLYRIVEGIGRWSMLDIFVVTLTVALVRFKSVAVITAGPAALAFASVVVLTMIASMQFDPRLIWDNIEPSGKKYD
- a CDS encoding paraquat-inducible protein A, with protein sequence MNVNDSEELIACHECDALSRKRALPEHSTANCPRCGARLYRGMTSNLDRICATTLAALITFVIAQAFPIVELDANGITSQTTLIGAIIALWGEHMEFVAVLVFCATILFPLCELTALLYVLMPVRAGYVPPGFHLTLRAIQFVRPWGMIEVFMLGVLVTLVKMLSVARVIPEAALFAFGALTLMVAVVVSFDPRSLWDLAGQLPLRERAAVAPPARQKS
- a CDS encoding cytochrome b; the protein is MESSVGISQATTTERYGATAIAFHWLIALLIVGGFYLGWIMTDIPGFTPTKLKYFSWHKWIGVTVFVLAALRLVWRMTHRAPAMPAGMPRWQQGAAHVTHILLYVLMIVIPASGYLYSSAAGLQVVYLGVLPLPTIIGPDKALKATLRIVHVALNYGLLVLVAMHVLAALKHHFVDRDGLLGRMLPFIK